Proteins from a single region of Azospira inquinata:
- the anfG gene encoding Fe-only nitrogenase subunit delta, with translation MNAPGNIANLKERKYQPVYTSDPLADVDEAIRDKVAQLENYIMKNCLWQFNSRGWDRRKQNAGVLGKTTQLLCDEAVENPTPLEKCYWVDAVCLDRAYRELFPWIQSLGKEEIKTLMGHLHAHLDWLTIDGSLNLELKVVNY, from the coding sequence ATGAACGCCCCCGGCAATATCGCCAATTTGAAGGAACGCAAATACCAACCGGTGTACACCAGCGACCCCTTGGCCGATGTGGATGAGGCCATCCGGGACAAGGTGGCCCAGCTGGAAAACTACATCATGAAAAACTGCCTCTGGCAGTTCAACTCCCGGGGCTGGGACCGGCGTAAGCAAAACGCCGGTGTCCTGGGCAAAACCACCCAGCTGCTCTGCGACGAAGCGGTGGAAAACCCCACCCCCCTGGAGAAGTGCTACTGGGTGGACGCGGTCTGCCTGGACCGGGCCTACCGGGAGCTTTTTCCCTGGATCCAGAGCCTGGGCAAGGAGGAAATCAAAACCCTCATGGGCCACCTCCACGCCCATCTGGACTGGCTGACCATCGACGGTTCCCTCAACCTGGAACTCAAAGTTGTGAATTACTAA